A genomic region of Haliotis asinina isolate JCU_RB_2024 chromosome 1, JCU_Hal_asi_v2, whole genome shotgun sequence contains the following coding sequences:
- the LOC137284834 gene encoding uncharacterized protein — translation MVGLTFVVSYILHTLVAKGSVSNEGVCSAPTVLPPLCRDMPYNTTKFPNSLSQTLDGAGLQVHQFYPLIKVKCSNSIKFLLCTTYFPYCNPLLGTIPTCRHVCEDTKRGCEGLMNKFGFPWPDSLNCDKYPEKMDAANCLDMESTHFQPTTSTRTTTMSTAASTMTPTVKPPKRRRLINEGVCSAPTVLPPLCRDIPYNTTKFPNSLSQTSEDAALTVATFSPVIQVKCSNSFKFLVCSTFFPYCNPLLGTIPTCRHVCEDTKRGCEGLMNKFGFPWPDSLNCDKYPEKMDAANCLDMESTHFQPTTSTRTTTMSTAASTMTPTVKPPKRRRLMYRRLLTLLRDTARDVRDSMQSLYTALSP, via the exons ATGGTCGGACTAACATTTGTGGTTTCGTATATTCTCCACACTCTGGTTGCCAAAGGAAGTGTCAGCAATGAAGGTGTGTGTTCGGCGCCAACAGTTTTGCCTCCTTTGTGTAGGGACATGCCTTACAATACGACGAAGTTCCCAAACTCCCTCAGCCAAACTTTGGATGGTGCAGGGCTACAAGTGCACCAGTTTTATCCACTAATAAAGGTCAAGTGCTCAAACAGTATCAAGTTTCTGTTGTGCACTACCTACTTCCCCTATTGCAATCCATTGCTTGGCACAATTCCCACGTGTAGGCACGTATGCGAGGACACCAAGCGTGGTTGTGAAGGTCTAATGAATAAGTTTGGATTTCCTTGGCCGGATTCTCTCAACTGTGACAAGTACCCGGAGAAAATGGATGCCGCCAATTGTTTAGATATGGAATCTACACATTTCCAACCAACGACGAGCACAAGGACGACAACGATGTCGACAGCAGCATCGACGATGACGCCAACAGTGAAGCCACCTAAACGGAGAAGACTGAT CAATGAAGGTGTGTGTTCGGCGCCAACAGTTTTGCCTCCATTGTGTAGGGACATACCTTATAATACGACGAAATTCCCAAACTCCCTCAGCCAAACCTCAGAGGATGCAGCACTTACAGTGGCTACGTTCTCTCCAGTAATTCAGGTCAAGTGCTCAAACAGTTTCAAGTTCCTGGTGTGTTCTACCTTTTTCCCCTATTGCAATCCATTGCTTGGCACAATTCCCACGTGTAGGCACGTATGCGAGGACACCAAGCGTGGTTGTGAAGGTCTAATGAATAAGTTTGGATTTCCTTGGCCGGATTCTCTCAACTGTGACAAGTACCCGGAGAAAATGGATGCCGCCAATTGTTTAGATATGGAATCTACACATTTCCAACCAACGACGAGCACAAGGACGACAACGATGTCGACAGCAGCATCGACGATGACGCCAACAGTGAAGCCACCTAAACGGAGAAGACTGATGTACCGGAGGCTACTGACGTTACTGAGAGACACTGCCAGGGACGTCCGTGACAGCATGCAATCCCTCTACACTGCACTCTCTCCCTAG